The Deinococcus roseus genome window below encodes:
- the pyrR gene encoding bifunctional pyr operon transcriptional regulator/uracil phosphoribosyltransferase PyrR, protein MHHKAQILDAHEMKRAMTRIAHEILERNKGAADLALVGIHTRGIPLAEQLAQKIAELEGIQVPTGKLDITLYRDDLSEISRQPIIRRTEINFDIGTKKIVLLDDVLFTGRTIRAALDALTDLGRPKSIQLAVMVDRGHRELPIRADYVGKNLPTSKTEVVKVKLAETDGEDVVELWELE, encoded by the coding sequence ATGCACCATAAAGCCCAGATTCTGGATGCCCACGAGATGAAACGCGCCATGACCCGCATCGCCCATGAAATCCTGGAGCGCAACAAAGGGGCAGCAGACCTGGCCCTGGTGGGCATTCACACCCGGGGCATTCCCCTGGCAGAACAGCTGGCCCAGAAAATTGCTGAGCTGGAAGGCATTCAGGTGCCCACCGGAAAGCTGGACATCACCCTGTACCGGGATGACCTGTCTGAAATCAGCCGCCAGCCCATCATCCGCCGCACCGAAATCAACTTTGACATCGGCACCAAGAAGATTGTCTTGCTGGACGATGTGCTCTTCACGGGACGCACCATCCGGGCTGCCCTGGACGCCCTCACCGATCTGGGCCGACCCAAGAGCATCCAGCTTGCCGTGATGGTGGACCGTGGACACCGTGAACTGCCCATCCGGGCCGATTACGTGGGAAAAAACCTGCCGACCAGCAAAACCGAGGTCGTGAAAGTCAAACTTGCCGAAACCGACGGTGAGGACGTGGTGGAATTATGGGAACTGGAGTAA